A window of the Nitrosococcus wardiae genome harbors these coding sequences:
- a CDS encoding YiiX/YebB-like N1pC/P60 family cysteine hydrolase produces MGNLKQWLIDKVTGWLVKEIKPQSERAPLVHFERLVEELRPGDVLLVEGHTRISDIIKLITQSPWTHSALYVGRLWDINDSELRAHIARHCEVEAHEPLLIEALIGQGTVINPLTEYRHEHLRICRPRGLSRMDAWRVIRHAANRLGHDYDVRHLLDLARFLFPYSILPRRWRSTLFVLAPGHAKRTICSSMLAEAFDAVHFPVLPIVQRLDNGKLRFYKRNTRLYTPQDFDFSPYFDVIKHPLFGLEELAAYRNLPWVHGTMVHTEYDVGSQPQPTTPQTPARTTRSSALNWLAGVFRLNSKTDG; encoded by the coding sequence ATGGGAAACCTGAAACAGTGGTTAATCGACAAGGTCACCGGCTGGCTGGTCAAAGAAATCAAGCCACAATCTGAACGTGCTCCGCTGGTGCACTTCGAACGGCTAGTCGAAGAATTACGACCTGGCGACGTCTTATTGGTCGAAGGTCATACTCGGATTAGTGATATTATCAAGCTTATCACCCAGAGTCCTTGGACCCATTCAGCCCTTTATGTGGGCCGCCTATGGGATATTAATGATTCCGAACTACGTGCCCATATTGCACGCCATTGTGAAGTGGAAGCCCATGAACCTCTCCTGATTGAGGCTCTGATTGGTCAAGGTACGGTTATCAATCCGCTCACCGAATACCGCCACGAGCACCTTCGAATCTGCCGCCCTAGGGGGCTTTCTCGTATGGATGCTTGGCGGGTCATTAGGCATGCCGCAAACCGCCTGGGCCATGATTATGATGTGCGTCACCTCCTAGACCTAGCTCGCTTTCTATTTCCTTACAGTATCTTGCCACGACGCTGGCGTTCAACGCTATTCGTATTGGCGCCGGGCCACGCCAAGCGCACTATTTGTTCATCCATGCTAGCCGAGGCCTTTGATGCAGTTCATTTCCCTGTCCTGCCTATTGTGCAAAGGCTTGATAATGGTAAGCTGCGTTTCTATAAGCGCAATACCCGCCTGTACACGCCACAAGATTTTGATTTTTCACCTTATTTTGATGTGATCAAACATCCCTTGTTTGGCCTTGAAGAACTTGCTGCCTATCGCAATTTGCCTTGGGTGCATGGGACCATGGTTCATACTGAATATGACGTCGGCTCTCAGCCCCAGCCAACCACGCCACAAACCCCAGCACGTACTACCCGCTCTAGTGCTTTGAATTGGTTGGCGGGAGTCTTCCGCTTAAACAGTAAAACGGACGGATAA
- a CDS encoding YncE family protein, with translation MKKIYGFLAALWLGGVWQVPSTQAGNLDPESGSSNHDSNALKLYVTLEAPDALGVVDPESKRRLRAISVGGKPHDVICAPDGSTAYITNPKTNDLSIVDTSTDKVKKTVKFGEEATPWHVEISPDGSQVFAALQDQSAVIILDTAQNRIASKVSVTSGPWAIAAPRNDIVYATLNGSVSKGTANRARSEDIAVFDPTEASPTAEYLTLAADTANGPHGIVSAPDGSAVYIAAQASHEVWKINVDDNRVERVAKIPDPNPSGTPLNPGFPTDLAISPDGNTLIAVNHDLDSITVINLETQRIIETVSTGEGSEPWGALIAPDGQTAYISTNGVDSLAFFPMSELTDGTEGASKSTIADLPTSDGLTWCKSAQ, from the coding sequence ATGAAAAAAATTTATGGTTTTCTCGCAGCTTTGTGGTTAGGTGGAGTATGGCAGGTACCCAGTACCCAAGCCGGTAACCTGGATCCAGAAAGCGGCAGTTCAAACCATGATAGTAATGCACTTAAGCTCTACGTAACGCTGGAGGCTCCAGATGCTCTAGGGGTAGTTGATCCAGAGTCGAAGCGCCGGCTGAGAGCTATTTCGGTCGGAGGAAAACCCCATGATGTCATCTGTGCGCCAGACGGCTCGACAGCGTACATCACTAATCCCAAAACCAACGACCTGAGCATCGTGGATACGTCAACAGACAAAGTGAAGAAAACCGTGAAATTTGGTGAGGAGGCCACCCCATGGCATGTGGAAATCTCACCCGATGGCTCCCAAGTATTTGCTGCACTCCAGGACCAGTCAGCGGTGATAATCCTCGATACCGCGCAGAACCGCATAGCGTCAAAAGTTTCTGTCACAAGCGGCCCCTGGGCAATTGCCGCCCCTAGAAATGATATCGTTTACGCCACGCTCAACGGCAGTGTCAGCAAAGGCACGGCGAATAGGGCACGCAGCGAAGACATTGCGGTCTTCGACCCGACGGAAGCTTCGCCGACGGCAGAGTATCTGACCCTGGCGGCGGATACCGCCAATGGGCCTCACGGGATCGTATCGGCGCCGGATGGTTCGGCAGTTTATATCGCTGCCCAGGCAAGCCACGAAGTGTGGAAAATCAACGTGGATGACAACCGCGTAGAACGAGTCGCTAAAATCCCAGACCCTAATCCCAGCGGAACACCACTTAACCCAGGCTTCCCCACTGATCTTGCCATCAGTCCCGATGGCAACACCCTCATTGCCGTCAACCATGACCTTGACTCCATCACGGTCATTAACCTGGAAACCCAGAGGATCATCGAAACGGTAAGTACCGGTGAAGGCAGCGAGCCTTGGGGAGCGCTTATTGCACCAGATGGACAGACGGCGTATATCTCCACCAACGGCGTAGATAGCCTTGCCTTTTTTCCCATGAGCGAACTCACCGATGGGACTGAAGGTGCCAGCAAGAGCACGATTGCTGATCTCCCCACCTCTGACGGGCTTACATGGTGCAAATCGGCTCAGTAA
- a CDS encoding acyl-CoA thioesterase, producing MTLPQDREPSLRILARPTDTNASGDIFGGWLMSWTDIAGSIVAFRRARGRIVTVAVKDFNFIQPVYVDDLVSFYAEVIKVGHTSLTVEVIVYAERNRAEDTCEQVASAHLVYVALDENRHPRPVPTIDN from the coding sequence ATGACATTACCACAGGATCGTGAACCGTCGCTCCGCATTCTAGCCCGACCTACGGACACCAACGCCTCGGGGGATATCTTCGGCGGCTGGCTGATGTCCTGGACGGATATTGCAGGTAGTATCGTCGCTTTCCGCCGCGCCCGAGGCCGGATAGTGACCGTGGCAGTGAAGGATTTTAACTTTATCCAACCTGTTTACGTGGATGACCTGGTGAGCTTTTATGCAGAAGTGATTAAGGTGGGCCATACGTCTCTCACCGTAGAGGTCATTGTCTATGCCGAAAGGAATCGGGCGGAGGATACGTGCGAGCAGGTTGCCTCAGCCCACCTTGTTTATGTCGCCCTTGATGAGAACCGCCATCCAAGACCCGTGCCCACTATCGATAATTAG
- a CDS encoding OmpA family protein has product MNEGITHKPLWFILAVSMGVVACAVDSRYSNTQKGAAVGTAGGAAAGAAIGAAIDGGSGAGWGALAGAVAGGLTGSAVGYMDDQQREMEAALAEERRRHQLEIQRLQDESLKLDIPSEVSFDYDSASLKPAFLPTLDKIANVLQKYNKTVVHVIGHTDSTGSEEYNLDLSVRRAGNVAVYLERKGVPSPRLSIYGEGESQPRASNATAAGRQLNRRVEIILKPIMEGQEHKAFEAPTTSRSP; this is encoded by the coding sequence ATGAATGAAGGTATAACTCATAAACCATTATGGTTTATTTTAGCCGTTAGCATGGGAGTGGTGGCTTGTGCCGTCGATAGTCGGTATAGCAATACGCAGAAAGGAGCTGCGGTGGGAACGGCGGGTGGTGCAGCTGCCGGTGCTGCTATTGGCGCGGCTATTGATGGGGGCAGCGGTGCCGGCTGGGGAGCTTTAGCAGGTGCGGTGGCTGGTGGATTAACAGGATCGGCTGTGGGCTATATGGATGATCAGCAACGGGAGATGGAAGCCGCATTAGCTGAAGAGAGGCGTCGCCATCAGTTAGAGATTCAGCGGCTGCAGGACGAGAGCTTGAAGCTCGATATTCCTAGCGAAGTTTCCTTTGATTATGATAGCGCCTCTTTAAAACCGGCTTTCCTGCCTACTTTGGATAAAATCGCCAATGTCTTGCAAAAATATAATAAAACAGTGGTCCATGTGATCGGGCATACGGACAGCACTGGATCGGAGGAATACAATTTGGATTTGTCGGTACGACGTGCCGGAAATGTGGCTGTCTATTTAGAGCGGAAGGGGGTTCCATCGCCGCGCTTGAGTATCTATGGGGAAGGTGAAAGTCAGCCCCGCGCAAGCAATGCCACCGCGGCAGGACGGCAACTTAATCGCCGAGTTGAGATTATTTTGAAGCCCATTATGGAAGGTCAGGAGCATAAAGCCTTTGAGGCTCCCACAACCTCTCGCAGCCCCTAA
- a CDS encoding NTP transferase domain-containing protein, with amino-acid sequence MPGPLAGMLSALAVIETEYLLTVPCDCPLLPQNLVSRLSIALGKTSAEISVASNGIRRQPVFLLFHRRLKQDLADYLNEGGRKIDTWLGQHPLAEADFSEQPDAFLNVNTPRDIDELESRLEGHAPLNPPPDWE; translated from the coding sequence ATGCCCGGTCCCTTAGCCGGTATGTTAAGCGCTTTAGCAGTAATTGAAACCGAATATTTGTTAACGGTCCCCTGTGACTGCCCTCTATTACCTCAAAACCTGGTCTCCCGCCTCTCTATCGCGTTGGGGAAAACCAGTGCTGAAATAAGTGTGGCTTCCAATGGCATTCGGCGGCAACCGGTTTTTCTCCTGTTCCATCGCCGTTTAAAGCAAGATCTTGCCGATTATCTTAACGAAGGCGGCAGAAAAATTGATACCTGGCTAGGACAACATCCCTTGGCGGAAGCTGATTTTTCAGAACAACCTGACGCCTTTCTTAATGTCAACACACCTAGGGACATCGACGAACTGGAGTCCCGCCTTGAAGGACATGCCCCCTTGAATCCCCCCCCCGATTGGGAATAA
- a CDS encoding acetyl-CoA C-acetyltransferase — protein sequence MEQGGQRSLPRPVYVIDGNRTPFLKARGKPGPFTAADLAVAAGRPLLARQSFEPEVLSEILLGCVMPGPDEANIARVTALRLGINERVPAWTVQRNCASGMQALDCAALDIANGRADLVLAGGVEAMSHAPVLLSRPLVDWLGDWNRARNFSARLRLLGRLRPYHLRPIIGLLRGLTDPVVGLSMGQTAEVLAHRFAIDRPTMDAYALESHQRLAHAQESGWLSEVSPLFASNGQLFEHDDGLRRDTSMAQLSKLKPVFDRPYGLVTAGNSAQVTDGACWLLLASEQAVHQYQLPVMGRIIDSQWAALDPAQMGLGPVHATTPLLQRHQLSLNDLDVWELNEAFAAQVLACLRAWQDPDYCRSELGLAEALGELDRNRLNVDGGAVALGHPVGASGARIVLHLLHLLERLNGQRGIATICIGGGQGGAMLLERG from the coding sequence ATGGAACAAGGTGGACAACGCTCCCTGCCCCGACCAGTTTACGTCATTGATGGCAATCGGACTCCATTCCTCAAGGCTCGGGGCAAACCTGGTCCCTTCACGGCGGCGGACCTAGCGGTCGCCGCAGGTCGCCCGCTACTGGCCCGCCAATCCTTTGAACCCGAGGTGCTGAGCGAGATCCTTCTGGGCTGCGTCATGCCCGGCCCGGATGAGGCCAATATTGCCCGGGTTACTGCCTTACGCTTAGGGATTAATGAACGGGTCCCTGCCTGGACCGTACAACGCAATTGTGCCTCCGGCATGCAAGCCCTTGATTGTGCTGCTCTTGATATCGCCAATGGCCGTGCGGACCTGGTATTGGCTGGCGGTGTGGAAGCCATGAGCCATGCGCCGGTATTGCTGAGTCGGCCCCTGGTGGATTGGTTAGGAGACTGGAATCGGGCCCGGAATTTCAGTGCTCGTTTACGCCTACTGGGGCGTTTACGTCCCTACCATCTACGCCCTATTATCGGTCTATTGCGGGGACTCACCGATCCCGTGGTGGGGCTTTCCATGGGACAAACAGCGGAGGTCCTCGCCCACCGCTTCGCCATCGACCGCCCGACCATGGATGCTTACGCCCTTGAGAGTCATCAGCGCTTGGCCCATGCTCAAGAGAGTGGCTGGTTAAGCGAGGTGAGCCCCCTGTTCGCCTCCAATGGTCAGCTATTTGAACACGATGATGGGCTACGCCGCGACACTTCAATGGCCCAACTTAGCAAGCTCAAACCCGTTTTTGACCGCCCCTATGGCCTGGTCACCGCAGGCAATAGCGCCCAGGTCACGGATGGGGCTTGTTGGCTACTACTAGCTTCAGAGCAGGCCGTTCACCAATATCAACTTCCAGTCATGGGGCGCATTATAGACAGCCAGTGGGCAGCGCTAGATCCAGCCCAGATGGGACTGGGGCCTGTACACGCCACAACCCCGTTGCTGCAACGCCATCAACTCAGTCTTAATGACCTGGATGTGTGGGAGTTGAACGAAGCCTTTGCCGCCCAAGTCCTGGCCTGTTTGAGGGCCTGGCAGGATCCAGACTACTGCCGCAGTGAACTCGGCTTGGCAGAAGCCCTGGGCGAATTGGATCGAAATCGGCTCAATGTGGATGGGGGAGCCGTCGCCTTGGGTCACCCGGTCGGTGCTAGTGGTGCTCGCATTGTACTGCATTTGCTGCATCTCTTGGAGCGTCTCAATGGCCAGCGCGGTATCGCCACCATTTGCATTGGTGGAGGCCAAGGCGGTGCTATGCTATTAGAGAGGGGGTAA
- a CDS encoding 3-hydroxyacyl-CoA dehydrogenase NAD-binding domain-containing protein produces MNNNKDWYAEKDTDGIVWLHLDQSETKTNVLSKFVLEALDQQLAQLATENPKGLIILSDKQQGFIAGADITEFTALREVAEARTWVQRTHEIFNRLANLPFPTVALIHGYCLGGGLELALACRYRVAADNPETQLGLPEVKLGIHPGYGGTVRLPPLIGTLPALEMMLSGRSLSARAATRLGLVDQAVPSRHLQRAARALIEKSPPPHRPPFWQRLIGQPPLRRLVTKTLCSRLEKRVNPTHYPAPFTLLELWERQGGTTEQRLAAEAESLASLLTSETANNLIRVFLLQQRLKSLGKQGIFKPQRVHVVGAGTMGGDIAAWCALQKLHVSLQDQSPERIAPAIKRAQGLFEKRLKSQRPIQAAMDRLMPDPRGEGLAKADVVIEAIFENVEAKQSLFQAIEPKLKAGALVATNTSSIPLDTLAESLPQPERLVGLHFFNPVAKMQLIEVVRGETTETEEMERAAAFARQIGRLPLPVKSLPGFLVNRVLTPYLLEGVRLLSEGVPGLVIDQAAVDFGMPMGPIELADTVGLDICLSVAERLRPAEQIPQELSLKVQQGQLGKKSGNGFYRYKGGKPVKPQPPREYQVPGELTDRLILSMINEAVSCLHDQVVEDADLLDAGMIFGIGFAPFRGGPLHYVRAQGVATIQQRLQELATQHGTRFAPSSGWKAL; encoded by the coding sequence ATGAATAACAATAAAGATTGGTATGCGGAAAAAGATACCGATGGCATCGTCTGGCTACACCTTGATCAAAGCGAAACGAAAACTAATGTACTATCCAAGTTCGTATTAGAAGCCCTAGATCAGCAATTAGCCCAATTAGCCACGGAAAATCCCAAAGGCTTAATCATCCTTTCTGACAAGCAGCAAGGCTTTATTGCCGGGGCGGATATCACCGAATTTACCGCACTTCGTGAGGTAGCCGAAGCCCGAACCTGGGTGCAGCGGACCCATGAAATCTTTAACCGCTTGGCCAATCTTCCTTTTCCTACTGTCGCCCTTATCCATGGCTATTGTCTCGGAGGGGGGTTAGAACTGGCCCTTGCCTGCCGCTACCGGGTGGCGGCAGATAACCCAGAAACTCAACTCGGATTACCTGAGGTTAAGCTTGGAATCCATCCCGGTTATGGCGGCACCGTGCGCCTCCCCCCCCTTATCGGGACCCTTCCCGCCCTGGAGATGATGTTAAGTGGGCGCAGCCTCAGTGCTCGTGCTGCAACGCGCCTAGGGCTGGTTGATCAAGCCGTCCCCTCTCGTCATCTTCAGCGAGCTGCCCGCGCCCTCATAGAAAAATCACCTCCTCCCCATCGCCCCCCTTTTTGGCAACGACTGATAGGGCAGCCGCCACTGCGACGGCTCGTTACCAAAACATTATGCTCTCGCCTGGAAAAACGGGTCAACCCCACTCACTACCCCGCCCCTTTCACCTTATTAGAACTATGGGAAAGACAGGGAGGCACCACCGAGCAGCGCCTCGCCGCTGAAGCCGAATCCCTTGCCTCCCTCCTGACCAGCGAGACGGCAAATAACCTTATCCGGGTTTTCCTCCTCCAACAGCGACTCAAATCCCTAGGAAAACAGGGTATTTTTAAGCCTCAGCGGGTTCATGTAGTGGGCGCTGGGACCATGGGGGGGGATATCGCAGCCTGGTGTGCCCTGCAAAAGCTTCACGTCAGCCTCCAGGACCAATCTCCCGAACGTATTGCTCCCGCCATTAAGCGCGCCCAGGGATTATTTGAGAAACGCCTCAAAAGTCAGCGCCCGATCCAGGCCGCCATGGATCGGCTGATGCCTGACCCGAGGGGGGAAGGACTCGCCAAAGCCGATGTGGTCATTGAAGCCATCTTTGAGAATGTAGAGGCCAAACAATCCTTGTTTCAAGCTATTGAGCCTAAGCTAAAAGCAGGGGCCTTAGTGGCTACCAATACTTCTAGTATTCCCCTGGACACCCTGGCTGAGAGCTTGCCCCAACCGGAACGCCTGGTAGGGCTCCATTTCTTTAATCCCGTCGCCAAAATGCAATTGATCGAAGTGGTGCGGGGAGAGACCACGGAGACCGAAGAGATGGAACGGGCTGCGGCCTTTGCCCGCCAGATTGGCCGCCTCCCCTTGCCCGTGAAAAGCTTACCGGGGTTTTTGGTTAACCGGGTGCTCACCCCTTATCTCCTGGAAGGCGTGCGCCTGCTTAGTGAAGGCGTGCCTGGGCTAGTTATCGATCAGGCTGCCGTCGATTTCGGCATGCCCATGGGCCCCATTGAGCTTGCGGATACAGTGGGACTCGATATCTGCCTCTCGGTGGCTGAAAGGCTGAGGCCCGCCGAGCAAATCCCCCAAGAACTAAGCCTTAAGGTTCAACAAGGACAGCTGGGCAAAAAGAGCGGGAATGGATTTTATCGCTATAAAGGGGGAAAACCGGTAAAACCCCAACCTCCACGGGAATACCAGGTTCCTGGGGAACTGACTGATCGATTAATTCTCTCCATGATTAACGAAGCCGTCTCCTGCCTCCATGATCAGGTCGTAGAAGACGCCGATCTACTCGACGCCGGCATGATCTTTGGCATTGGCTTTGCCCCTTTCCGGGGGGGACCCCTCCACTATGTGCGCGCCCAGGGGGTAGCAACAATCCAGCAACGCCTCCAGGAACTAGCCACTCAACACGGTACCCGGTTTGCTCCCAGCTCAGGATGGAAGGCGTTGTAG
- the glp gene encoding gephyrin-like molybdotransferase Glp — MEKKLFTPAVSCADSHDSAALPIARALQLITQALKPVCGWENIAIRRALDRVLAQEVISPREVPAHTNAAMDGYALQSQDLPQSEPRMLKIVGTALAGQSYENELRAGECVRVMTGAVIPAGADTIVMQEQVERSTDHIQVFPGQKPGQNVRQAGEDIALGQQVLKPGRRLTPADIGLLASLGFVEVKVWRRLRVAFFSTGDELRSIGEPLAPGQIYDSNRYTLYAMLQRLNIDMIDMGVVPDQPEALQETLTTAADNADVIISSGGVSVGEADYVKEALESLGQIHFWKIAIKPGRPLAFGHIKEAVFFGLPGNPVSVMVTFYQCVQPALLQLMGESPSTPLTLKVPCHSRFRKKPGRTEYQRGILERNEQGQLGVKTTGRQGSGLLTSMSAANCFIILPSESGDIEPGTWVEVQPFAHLV, encoded by the coding sequence ATGGAAAAGAAGCTATTTACCCCTGCCGTTAGCTGCGCTGACAGCCACGACAGCGCTGCACTGCCCATAGCCAGGGCACTCCAGCTTATCACCCAAGCTTTAAAGCCCGTTTGCGGCTGGGAGAATATCGCTATCCGCAGGGCTTTGGATCGGGTATTGGCCCAGGAAGTGATCTCCCCCAGGGAAGTTCCTGCCCATACCAATGCCGCCATGGATGGTTATGCTCTCCAAAGCCAGGATCTTCCACAAAGTGAACCGCGGATGTTAAAAATTGTTGGCACTGCCCTTGCAGGCCAGTCCTATGAAAATGAACTCCGGGCAGGTGAATGTGTTCGGGTCATGACGGGAGCCGTTATTCCTGCTGGCGCAGATACGATCGTAATGCAGGAACAGGTGGAGCGGTCTACTGATCACATCCAGGTCTTTCCAGGCCAAAAACCAGGGCAGAATGTTCGCCAGGCGGGAGAAGATATTGCCCTTGGACAGCAGGTTTTGAAACCAGGGCGGCGTTTAACACCTGCCGATATTGGCCTGCTTGCCTCCCTAGGATTCGTGGAGGTCAAAGTCTGGCGACGCCTCCGAGTAGCTTTCTTTTCAACTGGAGATGAACTCCGTTCTATAGGTGAACCACTGGCCCCAGGACAAATATACGATAGTAACCGCTATACCCTTTATGCCATGCTCCAACGCCTTAATATCGATATGATCGATATGGGCGTAGTCCCCGACCAACCTGAAGCGCTGCAAGAAACCTTGACCACAGCAGCGGATAATGCTGATGTTATTATTTCCTCGGGGGGCGTCTCAGTGGGAGAAGCAGATTATGTAAAAGAAGCCTTGGAAAGCTTAGGTCAAATCCATTTCTGGAAAATTGCCATAAAACCCGGGCGGCCCCTCGCCTTCGGCCACATCAAGGAGGCGGTCTTCTTTGGTTTACCAGGCAATCCAGTTTCGGTAATGGTCACCTTCTACCAATGCGTGCAACCGGCCTTGCTCCAACTCATGGGGGAATCCCCTTCTACGCCTCTCACGCTCAAGGTCCCCTGCCATTCAAGATTCCGCAAAAAACCGGGACGAACAGAATACCAGCGGGGAATCCTCGAACGGAATGAGCAGGGACAGCTAGGGGTCAAAACAACAGGCCGGCAGGGCTCTGGTCTCCTGACCTCCATGAGCGCCGCCAATTGCTTTATTATCCTTCCAAGCGAATCCGGTGATATTGAACCAGGCACTTGGGTTGAGGTACAGCCCTTTGCCCACCTGGTATAG
- a CDS encoding NTP transferase domain-containing protein, with translation MTPSRDLITGVILAGGRARRMGEQDKGLITLRGKPLIEYSLTRLKPQVAKLVINANRNIERYQTYGYPVITDKISGYARSLSRYVKRFSSN, from the coding sequence ATGACCCCATCAAGAGACTTAATCACCGGCGTCATCTTAGCTGGCGGGCGGGCCCGCCGCATGGGAGAACAGGATAAAGGGTTAATCACCTTGAGGGGAAAACCCTTGATAGAATACTCGCTTACCCGTCTAAAACCCCAAGTCGCCAAGTTGGTGATCAACGCTAATCGCAATATTGAGCGGTACCAGACTTATGGCTATCCAGTGATCACGGATAAAATCAGCGGTTATGCCCGGTCCCTTAGCCGGTATGTTAAGCGCTTTAGCAGTAATTGA
- a CDS encoding AMP-dependent synthetase/ligase — MGNNLNHLISLETAGTLAGLFRERIQRTPEAVAYRHFDPAEEAWRETTWAEMATEVARWQAALSKEELSPGDRVALMLRNCQEWVCFDQAALGLELVVVPLYINDRPDNVRYILKNSGVKLLLIEGHHQWQEIKQWWALRKLVRVVSLNPLDEARGQKRLCDLKDWLPETADKFYTEPANPDALATVVYTSGTTGVPKGVMLSHRNILWNAYSSLQRSPVYPDDLFLSFLPLSHALERTLGYYLPMMAGACVTYARSITKLAEDLVTIKPTALVSVPRIFERIRNKLHHELQERTPLERALFRLTVAAGWRQFNYQQGQAHWHPLCLLAPLLQPLVGRRVLAQLGGHLRIVVCGGAPLAFGVSRELLALGLPLIQGYGLTEASPVISGNSLGDNDPKSVGTPLQDVEARIGEHNELLARSPGVMLGYWDNPKATAAAIDKEGWLHTGDQARIEQGRIYITGRIKEIIVLANGEKVPPGEMEAAIGADHLFDQVMVIGEGKPYLSALIVLNPERWAKLAHDLNLNPQQKESLKHPAVIEAVLRRIEQHTHQFPGYARIRQVALTLEHWTVENGLATATLKARRKQVVQHYRNQISALYEGH, encoded by the coding sequence ATGGGGAACAATCTCAATCACCTGATCTCCCTAGAAACTGCAGGTACTCTAGCAGGGCTGTTTCGAGAACGGATACAGCGAACCCCCGAGGCTGTCGCCTATCGACATTTCGATCCCGCCGAGGAGGCATGGCGAGAGACTACCTGGGCTGAAATGGCCACCGAAGTGGCCCGCTGGCAGGCGGCATTATCCAAGGAGGAATTAAGCCCGGGGGACCGGGTCGCACTGATGCTCCGCAACTGCCAGGAATGGGTGTGCTTTGATCAGGCCGCCCTGGGTTTAGAACTGGTGGTGGTACCCCTCTACATCAATGATCGCCCTGACAATGTCCGCTATATTTTGAAAAATTCCGGAGTCAAACTGCTTTTGATCGAAGGTCACCATCAATGGCAGGAAATAAAGCAATGGTGGGCATTACGCAAACTAGTACGGGTCGTCTCCTTGAATCCCCTTGATGAAGCCCGCGGACAAAAACGCCTCTGCGACTTAAAAGATTGGCTGCCCGAAACGGCAGATAAATTCTACACTGAGCCCGCCAACCCTGACGCCCTAGCCACTGTGGTTTATACTTCCGGAACTACCGGGGTGCCCAAAGGCGTTATGCTGAGCCACCGTAATATCCTCTGGAATGCCTACAGTAGCTTGCAGAGATCGCCCGTATATCCCGATGACCTATTTCTCTCTTTTTTGCCCCTCTCCCATGCCCTAGAGCGTACCCTGGGTTATTATCTGCCCATGATGGCAGGGGCCTGCGTGACCTATGCCCGTTCCATCACCAAATTGGCTGAAGATCTGGTCACCATCAAGCCTACAGCCCTGGTGAGTGTTCCCCGCATCTTCGAGCGCATCCGTAACAAACTCCACCATGAGCTCCAAGAAAGAACCCCATTGGAACGAGCCCTGTTTAGGCTCACTGTCGCTGCCGGGTGGCGCCAGTTTAATTACCAACAAGGACAGGCCCATTGGCACCCCCTCTGCCTTTTGGCTCCCCTCCTACAGCCACTCGTAGGCCGTCGAGTTTTAGCCCAACTCGGGGGGCACCTCCGGATCGTCGTTTGTGGAGGAGCCCCCCTGGCCTTCGGTGTCTCCCGGGAATTACTTGCCCTGGGACTACCGCTTATCCAAGGATATGGGCTTACCGAGGCCAGTCCCGTGATCAGCGGAAATTCCTTGGGCGACAATGATCCCAAAAGCGTCGGCACCCCGCTGCAAGATGTAGAGGCCCGTATCGGGGAACATAATGAATTATTAGCGCGTAGCCCCGGGGTCATGCTAGGTTATTGGGATAACCCTAAAGCCACGGCCGCAGCCATTGACAAGGAGGGTTGGCTACATACCGGTGACCAGGCCCGTATTGAGCAGGGGCGTATCTATATTACCGGGCGCATTAAGGAGATTATCGTCCTGGCTAACGGCGAAAAAGTCCCTCCTGGAGAAATGGAAGCGGCCATTGGCGCTGATCACTTGTTCGATCAAGTCATGGTCATTGGCGAAGGGAAACCCTACCTAAGTGCCCTGATCGTATTAAATCCAGAACGCTGGGCCAAGCTTGCCCATGATTTAAATCTTAATCCCCAGCAAAAGGAATCCCTCAAACATCCTGCTGTAATCGAGGCGGTACTGAGGCGAATTGAACAACATACCCACCAATTTCCCGGCTATGCCCGCATCCGCCAGGTCGCTTTGACACTGGAACACTGGACCGTAGAAAATGGCCTTGCTACGGCGACCCTCAAAGCCCGCCGCAAGCAGGTAGTCCAGCATTATCGCAACCAAATCAGCGCCTTATATGAGGGACATTAA